In Panicum virgatum strain AP13 chromosome 4N, P.virgatum_v5, whole genome shotgun sequence, a single window of DNA contains:
- the LOC120670476 gene encoding probable fructokinase-6, chloroplastic isoform X1, which produces MALHAACAAGRGLPSSSSSPRAGGRRSLSAAERPRSVAFAAPLRTRAVQTKAVLSSDGAPGMSDSPHVVCFGELLIDFVPTVNGVSLAEAPAFKKAPGGAPANVAVGIARLGGSSAFIGKVGDDEFGYMLADILKQNNVNTQGLLFDAHARTALAFVTLRSHGEREFMFYRNPSADMLLEEKELELDLIRKAKIFHHGSISLITEPCKTAHIAAAKAARDAGVLVSYDPNLRLPLWSSVEDARDGILSIWETADVIKISEEEVSFLTNGEDPYDDAVVKKLIHPNLKLLLVTEGPDGCRYYSKDFSGRVGGLKVTAVDTTGAGDAFVAGILSQLATDFSLLQPIARSPEVCKRLWSSDGDRERRDSSTARPTASARLPGQRRCLNDQPPTCCACQCE; this is translated from the exons ATGGCTCTCCACGCCGCGTGCGCTGCGGGCCGTGGCCTCCCGTCGTCTTCCTCGTCCCCTCGCGCCGGCGGCAGGCgctccctctccgccgccgagAGGCCCCGCAGCGTCGCCTTTGCCGCGCCGCTCCGGACGCGCGCAG TTCAAACAAAGGCGGTCTTAAGCAGTGATGGTGCCCCTGGAATGAGCGATTCTCCCCACGTAGTGTGCTTTGGCGAATTGCTAATTGACTTTGTTCCAACTGTCAATGGAGTGTCATTGGCAGAAGCACCAGCCTTCAAGAAGGCTCCAGGGGGTGCACCTGCCAATGTTGCAGTTGGAATAGCTCGTCTTGGTGGGTCATCAGCTTTTATTGGGAAG GTTGGTGATGATGAATTTGGCTATATGCTAGCTGATATATTGAAGCAGAATAATGTAAACACTCAAGGATTACTTTTCGATGCTCATGCTAGAACAGCATTGGCTTTTGTGACACTACGAAGTCATGGTGAACGTGAATTTATGTTCTATCGTAATCCAAGTGCTGATATGCTACTTGAAGAAAAAGAACTTGAACTTGATCTAATAAGGAAG GCGAAAATATTCCATCATGGCTCAATAAGTCTTATAACTGAGCCTTGTAAAACTGCACACATTGCAGCTGCCAAAGCAGCTAGAGATGCTGGAGTACTTGTTTCATATGATCCGAATTTGAGGCTTCCTTTGTGGTCATCAGTTGAGGACGCTAGAGATGGTATCCTGAGCATATGGGAAACTGCTGATGTTATCAAG ATAAGTGAAGAGGAAGTTTCCTTTCTGACGAACGGGGAGGATCCATATGATGATGCTGTTGTGAAGAAACTTATTCACCCCAACCTGAAATTGCTTCTTGTTACTGAAGGTCCAGATGGCTGTAGGTATTATTCTAAG GATTTTAGTGGGAGAGTTGGTGGACTGAAGGTAACTGCTGTTGATACAACTGGTGCTGGAGATGCCTTCGTTGCTGGAATACTATCTCAATTAGCCACAGATTTTTCATTGCTCCAG CCGATTGCGAGAAGCCCTGAAGTTTGCAAACGTCTGTGGAGCTCTGACGGTGACAGAGAGAGGCGCGATTCCAGCACTGCCCGCCCGACAGCAAGTGCTCGACTTCCTGGCCAGCGTCGTTGCCTGAATGACCAGCCTCCTACTTGCTGTGCATGCCAATGTGAATAA
- the LOC120670476 gene encoding probable fructokinase-6, chloroplastic isoform X3 has product MALHAACAAGRGLPSSSSSPRAGGRRSLSAAERPRSVAFAAPLRTRAVQTKAVLSSDGAPGMSDSPHVVCFGELLIDFVPTVNGVSLAEAPAFKKAPGGAPANVAVGIARLGGSSAFIGKVGDDEFGYMLADILKQNNVNTQGLLFDAHARTALAFVTLRSHGEREFMFYRNPSADMLLEEKELELDLIRKAKIFHHGSISLITEPCKTAHIAAAKAARDAGVLVSYDPNLRLPLWSSVEDARDGILSIWETADVIKISEEEVSFLTNGEDPYDDAVVKKLIHPNLKLLLVTEGPDGCRYYSKDFSGRVGGLKVTAVDTTGAGDAFVAGILSQLATDFSLLQVNGRLREALKFANVCGALTVTERGAIPALPARQQVLDFLASVVA; this is encoded by the exons ATGGCTCTCCACGCCGCGTGCGCTGCGGGCCGTGGCCTCCCGTCGTCTTCCTCGTCCCCTCGCGCCGGCGGCAGGCgctccctctccgccgccgagAGGCCCCGCAGCGTCGCCTTTGCCGCGCCGCTCCGGACGCGCGCAG TTCAAACAAAGGCGGTCTTAAGCAGTGATGGTGCCCCTGGAATGAGCGATTCTCCCCACGTAGTGTGCTTTGGCGAATTGCTAATTGACTTTGTTCCAACTGTCAATGGAGTGTCATTGGCAGAAGCACCAGCCTTCAAGAAGGCTCCAGGGGGTGCACCTGCCAATGTTGCAGTTGGAATAGCTCGTCTTGGTGGGTCATCAGCTTTTATTGGGAAG GTTGGTGATGATGAATTTGGCTATATGCTAGCTGATATATTGAAGCAGAATAATGTAAACACTCAAGGATTACTTTTCGATGCTCATGCTAGAACAGCATTGGCTTTTGTGACACTACGAAGTCATGGTGAACGTGAATTTATGTTCTATCGTAATCCAAGTGCTGATATGCTACTTGAAGAAAAAGAACTTGAACTTGATCTAATAAGGAAG GCGAAAATATTCCATCATGGCTCAATAAGTCTTATAACTGAGCCTTGTAAAACTGCACACATTGCAGCTGCCAAAGCAGCTAGAGATGCTGGAGTACTTGTTTCATATGATCCGAATTTGAGGCTTCCTTTGTGGTCATCAGTTGAGGACGCTAGAGATGGTATCCTGAGCATATGGGAAACTGCTGATGTTATCAAG ATAAGTGAAGAGGAAGTTTCCTTTCTGACGAACGGGGAGGATCCATATGATGATGCTGTTGTGAAGAAACTTATTCACCCCAACCTGAAATTGCTTCTTGTTACTGAAGGTCCAGATGGCTGTAGGTATTATTCTAAG GATTTTAGTGGGAGAGTTGGTGGACTGAAGGTAACTGCTGTTGATACAACTGGTGCTGGAGATGCCTTCGTTGCTGGAATACTATCTCAATTAGCCACAGATTTTTCATTGCTCCAGG TAAACGGCCGATTGCGAGAAGCCCTGAAGTTTGCAAACGTCTGTGGAGCTCTGACGGTGACAGAGAGAGGCGCGATTCCAGCACTGCCCGCCCGACAGCAAGTGCTCGACTTCCTGGCCAGCGTCGTTGCCTGA
- the LOC120670476 gene encoding probable fructokinase-6, chloroplastic isoform X2: MALHAACAAGRGLPSSSSSPRAGGRRSLSAAERPRSVAFAAPLRTRAVQTKAVLSSDGAPGMSDSPHVVCFGELLIDFVPTVNGVSLAEAPAFKKAPGGAPANVAVGIARLGGSSAFIGKVGDDEFGYMLADILKQNNVNTQGLLFDAHARTALAFVTLRSHGEREFMFYRNPSADMLLEEKELELDLIRKAKIFHHGSISLITEPCKTAHIAAAKAARDAGVLVSYDPNLRLPLWSSVEDARDGILSIWETADVIKISEEEVSFLTNGEDPYDDAVVKKLIHPNLKLLLVTEGPDGCRYYSKDFSGRVGGLKVTAVDTTGAGDAFVAGILSQLATDFSLLQP; this comes from the exons ATGGCTCTCCACGCCGCGTGCGCTGCGGGCCGTGGCCTCCCGTCGTCTTCCTCGTCCCCTCGCGCCGGCGGCAGGCgctccctctccgccgccgagAGGCCCCGCAGCGTCGCCTTTGCCGCGCCGCTCCGGACGCGCGCAG TTCAAACAAAGGCGGTCTTAAGCAGTGATGGTGCCCCTGGAATGAGCGATTCTCCCCACGTAGTGTGCTTTGGCGAATTGCTAATTGACTTTGTTCCAACTGTCAATGGAGTGTCATTGGCAGAAGCACCAGCCTTCAAGAAGGCTCCAGGGGGTGCACCTGCCAATGTTGCAGTTGGAATAGCTCGTCTTGGTGGGTCATCAGCTTTTATTGGGAAG GTTGGTGATGATGAATTTGGCTATATGCTAGCTGATATATTGAAGCAGAATAATGTAAACACTCAAGGATTACTTTTCGATGCTCATGCTAGAACAGCATTGGCTTTTGTGACACTACGAAGTCATGGTGAACGTGAATTTATGTTCTATCGTAATCCAAGTGCTGATATGCTACTTGAAGAAAAAGAACTTGAACTTGATCTAATAAGGAAG GCGAAAATATTCCATCATGGCTCAATAAGTCTTATAACTGAGCCTTGTAAAACTGCACACATTGCAGCTGCCAAAGCAGCTAGAGATGCTGGAGTACTTGTTTCATATGATCCGAATTTGAGGCTTCCTTTGTGGTCATCAGTTGAGGACGCTAGAGATGGTATCCTGAGCATATGGGAAACTGCTGATGTTATCAAG ATAAGTGAAGAGGAAGTTTCCTTTCTGACGAACGGGGAGGATCCATATGATGATGCTGTTGTGAAGAAACTTATTCACCCCAACCTGAAATTGCTTCTTGTTACTGAAGGTCCAGATGGCTGTAGGTATTATTCTAAG GATTTTAGTGGGAGAGTTGGTGGACTGAAGGTAACTGCTGTTGATACAACTGGTGCTGGAGATGCCTTCGTTGCTGGAATACTATCTCAATTAGCCACAGATTTTTCATTGCTCCAG CCCTGA
- the LOC120668930 gene encoding probable serine/threonine-protein kinase SIS8 isoform X1: MKNFLRKLHIGDSAGGDGASSPAPVAPPPPPAKKGEHKHASGLSGWLSSVTGRPHAPPPLPPLPTPSAAAAAVAAEVEAEEKALATALASSVEERRVAREEESRKEAEDERKREAEMEKKEKREAELEDYHMQLALEMSVREDPEAMQIEVAKQISLGSCPLQSSPAEVVAFRYWSFNALSYDDKILDGFYDICATGDEATLSTIPSLMELQALPFSHGAKTEAVLINKALDSELVALEQKALIMTVEIRSKNSEFVGRTLVQTLANLVSNYMGGPVIDPESMLLKYRKMSSALRADIRSAVIPLGQLKVGLARHRALLFKVLADSIAVPCRLVKGRQYTGSDDGALNIVKFNDGRECIVDLMIDPGTLIPSDGAGLCREMEDCLFVDDQHDSNTQLISSFSEASSSIHGSLEHESLEKEFTPSNAGNSGPYGATNAQTDNDVSGSGVSSSFEELSFSTYASENVPIIHESNADHTVTSKSKDKSITSNNSSSSSPPSSEMGSTPAVRRKKVKDVSEYMISAAKENPQLAEKIHAVLLESGVVPPPDLFSEESKEQPKDLIVYDTSVFQTKDEMIRTMNELESTAHDGSGGHGPSLPHHPGHELKIVRYRTPLDLKPVQGLGVYHPFDSRDNAAPSIPLYEPSAPPQENPLQLMKQMPVTAAAVATAAVVASSMVVAAAKSNSDIKLDVPVAAAATAAAVVATTAAVNKQYEYLDPGCQLLCLPSSSTKSIQKGSHDLLDNDHLDNALEHEKDSVQAPQETEQVSDRSTGTESARSEIALDDVAEFEIQWEDLTLGERVGLGSFGEVYRGEWHGTEVAVKKFLQQDISSDALEEFRTEVGIMRRLRHPNVVLFMGAVTRVPHLSIVTEFLPRGSLFRLIHRSNNQLDERKRLRMALDVARGMNYLHNCTPVIVHRDLKSPNLLVDKNWVVKVCDFGLSRIKHSTFLSSRSTAGTAEWMAPEVLRNEPSDEKCDVFSYGVILWELCTLLQPWEGMNPMQVVGAVGFQQRRLDIPGGADPAVAEIIKRCWQTDPKMRPSFSEIMAALRPLLKNMPANQPTRKRTQQTDD, from the exons atGAAGAACTTCCTCAGGAAGCTGCACATCGGCGACtcagccggcggcgacggcgcctcgtcgccggcgccggtggcgcctcccccgccgccagCGAAGAAGGGCGAGCACAAGCACGCCTCCGGGTTGTCGGGCTGGCTCAGCTCCGTGACCGGGCGGCCGCacgcgcctcctcctcttcctcccctcccGACCCcttctgctgctgcggcggcggtggcggcggaggtggaggcggaggagaaAGCGTTGGCGACCGCGCTGGCTTCGTCGGTTGAGGAGAGGAGGGTTGCCCGGGAGGAGGAGTCCCGCAAGGAGGCGGAGGACGAGAGGAAGCGGGAGGcggagatggagaagaaggagaagcgggaggcggagctggaggacTACCACATGCAGCTAGCGCTCGAGATGAGTGTGCGGGAGGACCCCGAGGCGATGCAGATCGAGGTGGCCAAGCAGATCAGCCTCGGCTCCTGCCCGCTCCAGAGCTCCCCCGCGGAGGTCGTCGCCTTCCGATACTGG AGTTTCAATGCCCTTAGCTACGACGACAAAATTTTGGATGGTTTCTATGACATCTGTGCCACTGGGGATGAGGCCACATTATCGACCATACCCTCTTTGATGGAACTGCAAGCACTCCCTTTTTCACATGGTGCCAAAACTGAAGCTGTATTGATCAACAAAGCACTTGACTCTGAGCTTGTAGCACTGGAGCAGAAGGCACTTATCATGACTGTGGAAATTCGCTCAAAAAATTCAGAGTTTGTTGGCCGCACTTTGGTTCAGACTCTAGCTAATTTAGTTTCCAACTACATGGGTGGACCAGTCATTGATCCAGAAAGCATGCTGTTGAAGTACCGGAAAATGAGCAGTGCATTGAGAGCTGATATAAGAAGTGCAGTTATACCTCTTGGGCAGCTAAAAGTTGGTTTGGCTCGGCACCGTGCACTGCTTTTTAAG GTGTTGGCAGACAGCATTGCTGTTCCTTGTCGACTAGTTAAAGGAAGGCAGTACACTGGATCAGATGATGGAGCTTTGAACATCGTGAAATTTAATGATGGAAG GGAATgtattgttgatctcatgatAGATCCTGGTACTCTTATTCCATCAGATGGTGCCGGCCTGTGTAGAGAAATGGAAGACTGTTTATTCGTAGATGATCAACATGACAGTAACACTCAGTTGATTTCTTCTTTCAGTGAAGCTTCGAGTTCCATTCATGGTTCACTTGAACACGAATCACTTGAAAAAGAATTCACACCTAGCAATGCTGGGAATTCTGGTCCATATGGAGCAACAAATGCCCAGACTGACAATGACGTATCTGGGTCTGGGGTCTCAAGTTCATTTGAGGAACTATCATTTAGCACATATGCAAGTGAAAATGTGCCTATTATCCATGAATCTAATGCAGATCATACCGTGACTTCAAAAAGCAAAGATAAGTCGATCACATCAAATAATTCGTCATCAAGTTCACCTCCATCTTCTGAGATGGGCAGTACTCCAGCTGTACGGAGGAAGAAGGTGAAAGATGTCTCGGAGTATATGATTAGTGCTGCAAAGGAGAACCCCCAGTTAGCAGAAAAGATTCATGCTGTATTACTTGAAAGTGGAGTTGTGCCACCACCTGACTTGTTTTCAGAAGAATCTAAGGAACAACCAAAGGACCTGATTGTTTATGACACATCTGTATTCCAAACGAAAGATGAAATGATCAGGACAATGAATGAGCTTGAATCCACAGCACACGATGGTTCTGGTGGCCATGGTCCTTCGTTGCCACATCATCCTGGACATGAGCTCAAGATTGTTCGTTATCGGACGCCTCTTGACCTTAAGCCTGTCCAGGGATTGGGTGTTTACCATCCGTTCGATTCCCGGGATAATGCTGCTCCCTCTATACCTTTGTATGAACCATCTGCACCTCCCCAGGAAAATCCATTACAACTTATGAAGCAAATGCCTGTTACagctgctgctgttgcaacAGCTGCCGTGGTTGCGTCTTCAATGGTCGTCGCTGCAGCTAAATCTAACAGCGATATTAAACTAGATGTGCCTGTTGCAGCTGCAGCCACGGCTGCTGCAGTTGTCGCTACTACTGCTGCTGTTAACAAGCAATATGAATACCTTGATCCTGGCTGTCAATTGCTTTGCTTGCCAAgttcatcaaccaaatcaatCCAAAAAGGTAGCCATGACTTGTTGGATAATGATCATCTGGATAATGCCCTCGAGCATGAAAAGGATTCGGTTCAAGCACCTCAGGAAACTGAGCAAGTTTCTGATAGGTCAACTGGGACAGAGAGTGCAAGATCTGAAATTGCTTTAGATGATGTTGCAGAGTTTGAAATCCAGTGGGAAGATCTTACACTTGGAGAACGTGTTGGGCTGG GATCTTTTGGAGAAGTGTACAGAGGTGAATGGCATGGAACA GAAGTTGCGGTCAAGAAATTCTTGCAACAAGATATTTCAAGTGATGCTCTGGAAGAATTTAGAACTGAG GTGGGAATAATGAGAAGATTGCGTCATCCTAATGTTGTTCTTTTCATGGGGGCTGTTACTCGTGTACCTCATCTTTCCATTGTGACTGAATTTCTTCCAAG AGGTAGTTTATTTCGGTTGATCCATCGGTCCAATAACCAGTTGGATGAAAGAAAACGTTTAAGGATGGCACTTGATGTG GCTCGTGGCATGAATTATTTACACAATTGCACCCCTGTCATAGTTCACCGAGATTTGAAGTCTCCAAATCTACTTGTTGACAAAAATTGGGTTGTGAAG GTTTGCGATTTTGGTTTATCACGTATAAAGCATAGCACCTTCCTCTCCTCAAGATCCACAGCTGGAACA GCAGAGTGGATGGCACCAGAAGTACTTCGAAATGAACCATCAGATGAAAA ATGTGATGTTTTCAGCTATGGGGTCATATTGTGGGAACTTTGTACATTACTACAGCCATGGGAAGGTATGAATCCCATGCAGGTTGTTGGAGCCGTTGGTTTTCAGCAGCGACGACTTGATATTCCAGGTGGTGCGGATCCTGCTGTAGCAGAGATAATCAAGAGATGCTGGCAGAC GGATCCAAAAATGCGGCCATCATTTTCAGAGATCATGGCTGCTTTGAGACCATTATTGAAAAACATGCCTGCTAACCAACCTACCAGAAAGCGGACACAGCAAACAGATGATTAA
- the LOC120668930 gene encoding probable serine/threonine-protein kinase SIS8 isoform X2, whose translation MELQALPFSHGAKTEAVLINKALDSELVALEQKALIMTVEIRSKNSEFVGRTLVQTLANLVSNYMGGPVIDPESMLLKYRKMSSALRADIRSAVIPLGQLKVGLARHRALLFKVLADSIAVPCRLVKGRQYTGSDDGALNIVKFNDGRECIVDLMIDPGTLIPSDGAGLCREMEDCLFVDDQHDSNTQLISSFSEASSSIHGSLEHESLEKEFTPSNAGNSGPYGATNAQTDNDVSGSGVSSSFEELSFSTYASENVPIIHESNADHTVTSKSKDKSITSNNSSSSSPPSSEMGSTPAVRRKKVKDVSEYMISAAKENPQLAEKIHAVLLESGVVPPPDLFSEESKEQPKDLIVYDTSVFQTKDEMIRTMNELESTAHDGSGGHGPSLPHHPGHELKIVRYRTPLDLKPVQGLGVYHPFDSRDNAAPSIPLYEPSAPPQENPLQLMKQMPVTAAAVATAAVVASSMVVAAAKSNSDIKLDVPVAAAATAAAVVATTAAVNKQYEYLDPGCQLLCLPSSSTKSIQKGSHDLLDNDHLDNALEHEKDSVQAPQETEQVSDRSTGTESARSEIALDDVAEFEIQWEDLTLGERVGLGSFGEVYRGEWHGTEVAVKKFLQQDISSDALEEFRTEVGIMRRLRHPNVVLFMGAVTRVPHLSIVTEFLPRGSLFRLIHRSNNQLDERKRLRMALDVARGMNYLHNCTPVIVHRDLKSPNLLVDKNWVVKVCDFGLSRIKHSTFLSSRSTAGTAEWMAPEVLRNEPSDEKCDVFSYGVILWELCTLLQPWEGMNPMQVVGAVGFQQRRLDIPGGADPAVAEIIKRCWQTDPKMRPSFSEIMAALRPLLKNMPANQPTRKRTQQTDD comes from the exons ATGGAACTGCAAGCACTCCCTTTTTCACATGGTGCCAAAACTGAAGCTGTATTGATCAACAAAGCACTTGACTCTGAGCTTGTAGCACTGGAGCAGAAGGCACTTATCATGACTGTGGAAATTCGCTCAAAAAATTCAGAGTTTGTTGGCCGCACTTTGGTTCAGACTCTAGCTAATTTAGTTTCCAACTACATGGGTGGACCAGTCATTGATCCAGAAAGCATGCTGTTGAAGTACCGGAAAATGAGCAGTGCATTGAGAGCTGATATAAGAAGTGCAGTTATACCTCTTGGGCAGCTAAAAGTTGGTTTGGCTCGGCACCGTGCACTGCTTTTTAAG GTGTTGGCAGACAGCATTGCTGTTCCTTGTCGACTAGTTAAAGGAAGGCAGTACACTGGATCAGATGATGGAGCTTTGAACATCGTGAAATTTAATGATGGAAG GGAATgtattgttgatctcatgatAGATCCTGGTACTCTTATTCCATCAGATGGTGCCGGCCTGTGTAGAGAAATGGAAGACTGTTTATTCGTAGATGATCAACATGACAGTAACACTCAGTTGATTTCTTCTTTCAGTGAAGCTTCGAGTTCCATTCATGGTTCACTTGAACACGAATCACTTGAAAAAGAATTCACACCTAGCAATGCTGGGAATTCTGGTCCATATGGAGCAACAAATGCCCAGACTGACAATGACGTATCTGGGTCTGGGGTCTCAAGTTCATTTGAGGAACTATCATTTAGCACATATGCAAGTGAAAATGTGCCTATTATCCATGAATCTAATGCAGATCATACCGTGACTTCAAAAAGCAAAGATAAGTCGATCACATCAAATAATTCGTCATCAAGTTCACCTCCATCTTCTGAGATGGGCAGTACTCCAGCTGTACGGAGGAAGAAGGTGAAAGATGTCTCGGAGTATATGATTAGTGCTGCAAAGGAGAACCCCCAGTTAGCAGAAAAGATTCATGCTGTATTACTTGAAAGTGGAGTTGTGCCACCACCTGACTTGTTTTCAGAAGAATCTAAGGAACAACCAAAGGACCTGATTGTTTATGACACATCTGTATTCCAAACGAAAGATGAAATGATCAGGACAATGAATGAGCTTGAATCCACAGCACACGATGGTTCTGGTGGCCATGGTCCTTCGTTGCCACATCATCCTGGACATGAGCTCAAGATTGTTCGTTATCGGACGCCTCTTGACCTTAAGCCTGTCCAGGGATTGGGTGTTTACCATCCGTTCGATTCCCGGGATAATGCTGCTCCCTCTATACCTTTGTATGAACCATCTGCACCTCCCCAGGAAAATCCATTACAACTTATGAAGCAAATGCCTGTTACagctgctgctgttgcaacAGCTGCCGTGGTTGCGTCTTCAATGGTCGTCGCTGCAGCTAAATCTAACAGCGATATTAAACTAGATGTGCCTGTTGCAGCTGCAGCCACGGCTGCTGCAGTTGTCGCTACTACTGCTGCTGTTAACAAGCAATATGAATACCTTGATCCTGGCTGTCAATTGCTTTGCTTGCCAAgttcatcaaccaaatcaatCCAAAAAGGTAGCCATGACTTGTTGGATAATGATCATCTGGATAATGCCCTCGAGCATGAAAAGGATTCGGTTCAAGCACCTCAGGAAACTGAGCAAGTTTCTGATAGGTCAACTGGGACAGAGAGTGCAAGATCTGAAATTGCTTTAGATGATGTTGCAGAGTTTGAAATCCAGTGGGAAGATCTTACACTTGGAGAACGTGTTGGGCTGG GATCTTTTGGAGAAGTGTACAGAGGTGAATGGCATGGAACA GAAGTTGCGGTCAAGAAATTCTTGCAACAAGATATTTCAAGTGATGCTCTGGAAGAATTTAGAACTGAG GTGGGAATAATGAGAAGATTGCGTCATCCTAATGTTGTTCTTTTCATGGGGGCTGTTACTCGTGTACCTCATCTTTCCATTGTGACTGAATTTCTTCCAAG AGGTAGTTTATTTCGGTTGATCCATCGGTCCAATAACCAGTTGGATGAAAGAAAACGTTTAAGGATGGCACTTGATGTG GCTCGTGGCATGAATTATTTACACAATTGCACCCCTGTCATAGTTCACCGAGATTTGAAGTCTCCAAATCTACTTGTTGACAAAAATTGGGTTGTGAAG GTTTGCGATTTTGGTTTATCACGTATAAAGCATAGCACCTTCCTCTCCTCAAGATCCACAGCTGGAACA GCAGAGTGGATGGCACCAGAAGTACTTCGAAATGAACCATCAGATGAAAA ATGTGATGTTTTCAGCTATGGGGTCATATTGTGGGAACTTTGTACATTACTACAGCCATGGGAAGGTATGAATCCCATGCAGGTTGTTGGAGCCGTTGGTTTTCAGCAGCGACGACTTGATATTCCAGGTGGTGCGGATCCTGCTGTAGCAGAGATAATCAAGAGATGCTGGCAGAC GGATCCAAAAATGCGGCCATCATTTTCAGAGATCATGGCTGCTTTGAGACCATTATTGAAAAACATGCCTGCTAACCAACCTACCAGAAAGCGGACACAGCAAACAGATGATTAA